GACAAGCAAAATAGTTGTGGTTAATCATTATAATGAGAAGACTGTTCTGATGGGTTTGACCCCTTTGGGCAGTCTTTTTTATTTGTTTAGGGAAATGCCAAGAAGCAGCGGATGTTATCTCAGGGACCAAAGTAGACCGAAAAAAAAAGAAGAGCCCTTAAAAGAGCTTCTAAACGGCCAAAGCACAGATAGAAACATAAGGAATTCTCCTTTATTCCTCCATCCTGTTAGTAAAAGCAAGTATGTGTCAGAGATTTTGTTTGTTTAATTCCGCTTGATATGGTACATTGGGAACAAGGTTTTGGTTAATTCATACTATACTCATAGGAATTATATAAATTAGAGGTGAAGTAAAGTGGGCCGTGAATTTTTAGATTTATTTGCCGAGTGGGCAGATTCATATGATCAAACTGTTTCAGGTCATGATCCTCAATATATGGATGTCTTTTCAAACTACGATCAAATTTTAGAAGAAGTGGCGAATCGGGCGATTAGTCCCGTATTAGAATTTGGAGTAGGAACAGGAAACCTGACACAAGTCATGCTGCAGAAAGACTTAAAGGTTACTGGTGTCGAGCCATCTAAAGAAATGAGACAAATTGCTATTCAAAAGCTCCCTTCTTTCGCTGAAATTAAAGAAGGAGACTTTTTGACTTTTCCGATACAAAAGGAGATCGGAAGTATAGTTAGTACTTATGCCTTTCATCATTTGACAGATGAGGAGAAAGAAAAAGCATTTCGCATCTATTCTTCCATGCTAATCAAGGGACAAAAGATCGTTTTTGCTGATACCATGTTTGAATCGGAGCTTGCATATACTACAATGATAGAAGATGCCAAACAAAAAGGATATAATCGTCTTGCGGGAGATCTTTTATCGGAATACTATACAACAATTCCAAAAATGAAGGCTATGGTAACAGCAGCAGGGTTTAGTGTTGAATTTAAACAGCTGAATCCTTTTGTTTGGGTTATGGAAGCCATTAAACAATAGAATCTACCTATCCTCTCGCAATGGCATTTATATTGGAGAAAGTAGGGAGATATAAGATGAAAGTAGCCATTATTGGTGCAATGGAAGAAGAAGTTGTAATTTTACGGGACAGAATGTCAGAAACAACTATTACAAATGTAGCAGGATGCGAATTTACTGAAGGCACATTAGAAGGCAGAGAAGTAATCTTATCGAAATCAGGGATAGGAAAAGTGAATGCTGCCATGTCTACCACTCTGTTACTGCAAATTTTTAAGCCCAATTATGTTTTAAATACAGGCTCTGCCGGCGGGTTTAATCCTGCGTTACAAGTAGGAGATCTCGTCATTTCATCAGAGGTTCGTCATCACGATGTAGATGTTACGATATTTGGTTATGAATACGGTCAAGTACCCCAGCTTCCTGCCGCTTTTAAAGCCGATGACCGATTAATCGGGATTGCACAAGAAGCTGCTAAGGAAATTGAGGGAGTTCAAACTGTTACAGGGTTAATCGCAACAGGAGATTCGTTTATGAATGATGCGGAGCGAGTAGAATTTGTACGAGGAAAGTTTCCTGAACTGCAAGCAGCAGAAATGGAGGCAGCTGCTATTAGCCAAGTCTGTTATCAGTTTGGAACGCCATTATTGATTATTCGTGCTCTTTCAGATATTGCAGGCAAGGAATCGAACGTTTCATTTGAGCAATTTTTAGATAAAGCTGCTAAACATTCAGCTGAACTAGTAGTCAATATAGTAAGGAACTTATAAAAAACGAAAAGGAGTGGGAAGATGAATGTTTACAAAAATGTTCATGAGTTAATCGGTCATACACCAATTGTTGAGTTAACTCAATTTCCCCTTCCTGAAGGAGTACGCCTCTTTGCCAAATTAGAATATTTTAATCCTGGAGGGAGTATAAAAGATCGGCTTGGGATAGGACTTTTGCGTGATGCGGAGGAAAATGGCCAATTACAGCCTGGAGGTACCGTTATTGAGCCAACCGCCGGCAATACGGGAATTGGCTTAGCACTGGCGGCAATCCAAAAAGGATATCGGGTCATCGTCTGTGTACCTGAAAAATTTAGCATCGAAAAACAGGAATTAATGAAGGCTTTAGGTGCAACCATTGTTCATACCCCTACCGAAAAAGGGATGAAAGGGGCCATAGAACGGGCTCATGAGCTATTGAAAGAAATTCCTGATTCATTTTGTCCGCAGCAATTTGAAAATCCAGCTAATCCCAAGACCTATTATAAAACCCTGGGTCCTGAAATCTGGAAACAGTTAGATGGTCAAATTGATGTATTTGTGGCAGGGGCAGGATCGGGTGGAACTTTTACGGGGACATCTCAGTTTTTAAAAGAGCGGAATCCGTTCATCAAGACAGTTATCGTTGAACCTGAAGGTTCAATCTTAAATGGGGGAGAGCCAGGGTCACATAAAACAGAAGGAATCGGGCTGGAATTTCTTCCGCCCTTTTTAGACACGAAGCTTTTCGATGCGATTCATACCATCCATGATGAAGACGCATTTAAGGCTGTAAAGGACTTAGCGAGAAAAGAGGGGCTTTTGGTTGGAAGTTCATCGGGTGCCGCTTTATGTGCAAGTTTACGAGAGGCAGAACGCTTAGACAGTCCGGGGAATATTATAACGATTTTTCCAGATAGCAGTGAAAGGTATTTGAGTAAGAAAATATATGAAGGCGGGATCTAATCGTGAGAAAAAAAACCCAGCTTATCCACGGAGGAATTGTGGGAGATGAACAAACAGGAGCGGTTTCCGTACCGATTTACCAAGTCAGTACTTATAAACAAGAAGCCGTTGGCAAGCATAAAGGATTTGAATATTCTAGAACAGGAAATCCGACGAGATTTGCGCTTGAAGAGTTAATCAAGGATCTTGAGGGCGGAGTTGCCGGATTTGCATTTGGTTCGGGGATGGCCGCAATTACAGCTGTAATCATGCTGTTTGATGCAGGCGATCATGTCATCTTGACAGATGACGTGTATGGCGGAACCTACCGCGTCATGACAAAGGTTTTAAACCGATTTAAGATAGAATCTACCTTTGTCGATACAAGTAATATCGAAAATGTAAAACAAGCTATAAAACCAAATACAAAAGCTGTTTATATTGAAACACCTACGAATCCGCTTCTAAAAATTACGGATATAGCGGCCGTTTCTAAATGGGCCAAAGATCTGGGCTTGCTTACTATTGTAGATAATACATTTTCTACACCATACTGGCAGAACCCAATCGGACTGGGTGCTGATATTGTACTTCATAGTGCGACAAAATATTTGGGCGGGCACAGTGATGTAGTAGCTGGGCTAGTGGTGGTAAACAATCAAAAATTAGCTGAGGATCTTCATTTTGTTCAAAATTCTACAGGTGGTATCTTAGGTCCCCAAGACTCATGGCTATTAATGAGGGGAATTAAAACACTTGGTGTCAGAATGGAAGAACATGAGCATAACACAATTAAAATTGTTTCTTTCTTAAACAATCATCCTAGTGTAAAAAAAGTTTACTATCCTGGACTTGATACTCACCCGCACCATGAGATTGCGAAGAAACAAGCCCAAGGCTTTGGCGGGATGGTTTCATTCGATGTCGGAAGCGGTGAAAAGGCTGACCAACTCCTAGAAAAGGTCAAATATTTTACCTTAGCCGAAAGCCTAGGAGCCGTGGAGAGTCTGATATCGGTCCCTGCTAAAATGACACATGCCTCGATTCCAGCTGACAGACGTGAGGAGTTAGGAATTACGGATGGGTTAATCCGTATATCTGTAGGTCTTGAAGATGCAGAGGATTTAATTGAGGATCTGAAACAGGCATTAGAAGACTGATTCGAAGTCCCCTTTAAAGGGGACTTTATTTTAGGTATGCCCTCCTATTTCTTCCTATAATTACATAAGAGATTACAAGTTTAATATGGTATTCTTTTTAATATAGTTTGGAAATGGCGGGTGATAGGGTTGAAGAATCAAATGAAGATTCTAAAAGGAAAAGTAGAAGATTATCAAAGATTTGCTTATGTTTTATTAGCGGTAAGCGGATTTTTATATTTCGGTGCTGTGATCCCTACCATTGAAAAAACTGAATTTGGGCATGTTTTATTAATGGCAGGAACCATTTTTTTTATAACCGCAGCAACCGCATGCCTGTTTTATGCAAGGCATTGTAAGAGATGTCTCCATGAAATAGAAGAGGATCAAAATGTATAATATTTATGAGCTAACCCTAGTGGTTAGCTTTTTTAATGGCTTTTTTAGCTATAGGAACATAATGAATGTTATGGCTATGGAGCTTGTTTTATTTTTTGCGTTTATAGTGAGAGACATTCTAATGCCTGACTTACCGTAATTTGTTTTTCATTCCTCCTCTTACATAATAAGCCAGCTATAGGCTGTACAGCCATTTTTTAATTTATTAGGAAAAAAGTGGTTTACTTTTTGATGTTCTGCTTATATAATAGCAATGAGATTAAGAAAAGGAGGTCGAAGAAAAAATGAAAAAGATCATTGCTGTATGTATGAAACAACAAATGAATATCGTTAAATTTTCGGATTCGACCTCGGTGAACGGTTGTTTTAGGTAGCAGTCTGCTTATTTTTAAGTATACGCACCGCAGGAAGAAACGGATTCCTGCGGTTTTTTTGTGCCCAAAATAGATTACATGTAGGCCGCAGGTATCATTCCTGCGGCTTTTTTTGTCTTTAAAGGGGTTACGGTTCTTCCGATTATGGCATTCGCTTTTTGTCCACTGGCCCTTGTAAAAAAATAAGCAGACCCACCGTCACTCATTTTACAATCTCTAATGTTAACTATTGAAGGAGGAAAAACGTTTATGACATTTCAGTTTATTTT
This genomic window from Bacillus oleivorans contains:
- a CDS encoding class I SAM-dependent methyltransferase, with protein sequence MGREFLDLFAEWADSYDQTVSGHDPQYMDVFSNYDQILEEVANRAISPVLEFGVGTGNLTQVMLQKDLKVTGVEPSKEMRQIAIQKLPSFAEIKEGDFLTFPIQKEIGSIVSTYAFHHLTDEEKEKAFRIYSSMLIKGQKIVFADTMFESELAYTTMIEDAKQKGYNRLAGDLLSEYYTTIPKMKAMVTAAGFSVEFKQLNPFVWVMEAIKQ
- the mtnN gene encoding 5'-methylthioadenosine/S-adenosylhomocysteine nucleosidase; its protein translation is MKVAIIGAMEEEVVILRDRMSETTITNVAGCEFTEGTLEGREVILSKSGIGKVNAAMSTTLLLQIFKPNYVLNTGSAGGFNPALQVGDLVISSEVRHHDVDVTIFGYEYGQVPQLPAAFKADDRLIGIAQEAAKEIEGVQTVTGLIATGDSFMNDAERVEFVRGKFPELQAAEMEAAAISQVCYQFGTPLLIIRALSDIAGKESNVSFEQFLDKAAKHSAELVVNIVRNL
- the cysK gene encoding cysteine synthase A; the encoded protein is MNVYKNVHELIGHTPIVELTQFPLPEGVRLFAKLEYFNPGGSIKDRLGIGLLRDAEENGQLQPGGTVIEPTAGNTGIGLALAAIQKGYRVIVCVPEKFSIEKQELMKALGATIVHTPTEKGMKGAIERAHELLKEIPDSFCPQQFENPANPKTYYKTLGPEIWKQLDGQIDVFVAGAGSGGTFTGTSQFLKERNPFIKTVIVEPEGSILNGGEPGSHKTEGIGLEFLPPFLDTKLFDAIHTIHDEDAFKAVKDLARKEGLLVGSSSGAALCASLREAERLDSPGNIITIFPDSSERYLSKKIYEGGI
- a CDS encoding bifunctional cystathionine gamma-lyase/homocysteine desulfhydrase, whose product is MRKKTQLIHGGIVGDEQTGAVSVPIYQVSTYKQEAVGKHKGFEYSRTGNPTRFALEELIKDLEGGVAGFAFGSGMAAITAVIMLFDAGDHVILTDDVYGGTYRVMTKVLNRFKIESTFVDTSNIENVKQAIKPNTKAVYIETPTNPLLKITDIAAVSKWAKDLGLLTIVDNTFSTPYWQNPIGLGADIVLHSATKYLGGHSDVVAGLVVVNNQKLAEDLHFVQNSTGGILGPQDSWLLMRGIKTLGVRMEEHEHNTIKIVSFLNNHPSVKKVYYPGLDTHPHHEIAKKQAQGFGGMVSFDVGSGEKADQLLEKVKYFTLAESLGAVESLISVPAKMTHASIPADRREELGITDGLIRISVGLEDAEDLIEDLKQALED
- a CDS encoding YrhC family protein — its product is MKILKGKVEDYQRFAYVLLAVSGFLYFGAVIPTIEKTEFGHVLLMAGTIFFITAATACLFYARHCKRCLHEIEEDQNV